Proteins from one Triticum aestivum cultivar Chinese Spring chromosome 7A, IWGSC CS RefSeq v2.1, whole genome shotgun sequence genomic window:
- the LOC123148020 gene encoding cytochrome P450 711A1, which produces MAEAGEWLPCVSTLASCLLGFALYFYAPYWGVRGVPGPPALPVVGHLPLLALHGPDVFGALARKYGPVFRFHLGRQPLVIVADPELCKEVGVRQFKSIPNRSLPSPIAGSALHQKGLFFTRDERWSAMRNTIISLYQPSHLAGLVPTMQRCIERAADTIQLNGNVDVDIDFSDLALKLATDVIGQAAFGVDFALSAPREHGGREAAEFIAEHVHSTTSLKMDLSASLSIVLGLVAPALQGPARGLLRRLPGTADRRIARTNERLRARVEEIVASRERDRDKRRGQRDFLSALLNARDGGGDKMREVLTPEYVGALTYEHLLAGSATTSFTLASAVYLVAGHPEVEAKLLAEVDRSGATPPTADDLQRNFPYLDQVIKEAMRFYTVSPLVARETSRRVEVGGHALPKGTWLWLAPGVLARDAAQFPEPGAFRPERFEVGCEEERRRHPYAHVPFGLGPRACVGQRFALQEVKLAMVHLYRRYVFRRSPRMESPPEFQFGIVLGFKHGVKLRAIERLGHG; this is translated from the coding sequence ATGGCGGAAGCAGGGGAATGGCTGCCGTGCGTCTCCACGCTGGCGTCCTGCCTCCTCGGCTTCGCGCTCTACTTCTACGCGCCCTACTGGGGAGTCCGCGGCGTGCCGGGCCCTCCGGCGCTGCCGGTCGTCGGCCACCTGCCGCTGCTCGCCCTCCACGGCCCCGACGTCTTCGGCGCCCTCGCCAGGAAATACGGCCCCGTCTTCAGGTTCCATCTGGGGAGGCAGCCTCTGGTGATCGTGGCCGACCCGGAGCTGTGCAAGGAGGTCGGGGTCCGGCAGTTCAAGAGCATCCCCAACCGGAGCCTGCCGTCGCCGATCGCCGGCTCCGCTCTGCACCAGAAGGGCCTCTTCTTCACGAGGGACGAGAGGTGGTCCGCCATGCGCAACACCATCATCTCGCTCTACCAGCCGTCGCACCTCGCCGGACTCGTCCCCACCATGCAACGCTGCATCGAGCGCGCCGCCGACACCATACAGTTGAACGGCAACGTCGACGTTGACATCGACTTCTCCGACCTCGCCCTCAAGCTAGCCACCGACGTCATCGGCCAGGCGGCCTTCGGCGTGGACTTCGCGCTCTCGGCGCCGCGCGAGCACGGCGGACGCGAGGCCGCGGAGTTCATCGCCGAGCACGTCCACTCCACCACCTCGCTCAAGATGGACCTGTCGGCGTCCCTCTCCATCGTGCTGGGCCTCGTCGCGCCGGCGCTGCAGGGGCCGGCACGAGGGCTTCTCCGGCGGCTCCCCGGGACGGCGGACCGGAGGATCGCGCGGACCAACGAGCGGCTGCGGGCGAGGGTGGAGGAGATCGTGGCGAGCAGGGAGCGCGACCGCGACAAGAGGAGAGGGCAGCGGGACTTCCTGTCGGCGCTGCTCAACgcccgggacggcggcggcgacaagaTGAGGGAGGTGCTGACGCCGGAGTACGTGGGCGCGCTCACCTAcgagcacctcctcgccgggtCGGCCACCACGTCCTTCACGCTGGCCTCCGCCGTGTACCTCGTCGCCGGCCACCCGGAGGTCGAGGCCAAGCTGCTCGCCGAGGTCGACCGGTCCGGCGCCACGCCGCCGACGGCCGACGATCTCCAGCGCAACTTCCCCTACCTCGACCAGGTGATAAAGGAGGCGATGCGGTTCTACACGGTGTCGCCGCTGGTCGCGAGGGAGACGTCGCGGCGGGTGGAGGTCGGGGGGCACGCGCTCCCGAAGGGCACGTGGCTGTGGCTGGCGCCGGGGGTGCTGGCGAGGGACGCGGCGCAGTTCCCGGAGCCCGGCGCGTTCCGGCCGGAGCGGTTCGAGGTCGGGtgcgaggaggagcggcggcggcacCCGTACGCGCACGTGCCGTTCGGGCTGGGCCCGCGGGCGTGCGTCGGGCAGCGGTTCGCGCTGCAGGAGGTGAAGCTGGCCATGGTGCACCTCTACCGCCGCTACGTCTTCCGCCGGTCGCCGCGGATGGAGTCGCCGCCGGAGTTCCAGTTCGGGATCGTGCTCGGCTTCAAGCACGGCGTCAAGCTCAGGGCCATCGAGAGGCTTGGCCATGGATGA